In a genomic window of Candidatus Marinarcus aquaticus:
- a CDS encoding tellurium resistance protein TerC, with translation MNNRHAMSGILIFISFVITQYSYFIEPELYFYSGVSAWVALLLLFQEIRNKMLLYILMALTLVGVLVCVMNDFEVDMKRFITINQYLLTLLIGVGFLRLIATPKEEKIKALPKGEQSFLKTYAGVHLFGSVINLSSLLLVADRLYKSAPLSKLQIVLLTRAFSSDAYWSPFFVAFAAAITYAPQLNTFTIMSVGLVLAFIAFIITYVDVKRNKVFNLQTFEGYPIHFETLYLPFLLALFVLLTHHYYAHIKIIILIALFSVLLTLLLLPFKHKKMHCVLSAYIIKDLPHMKNELGLFLVAGSFGVVVSSILMGLNVQLPFETFDGFAASVVLFVLIALSFIGIHPIISIAVIGNWMGELNHTLLAVTFLMSWSTAVSTSPFSGLNLTMQSRYDLKAIDLFKVNIFYALKMYLVCVVILFALSSYLGL, from the coding sequence TATTGAACCAGAGCTTTATTTCTACAGCGGAGTCTCTGCTTGGGTTGCACTGTTGTTGCTTTTTCAAGAGATTCGCAATAAAATGCTGCTTTATATCTTGATGGCTTTAACGCTAGTAGGAGTATTGGTCTGTGTGATGAATGATTTTGAAGTGGATATGAAGAGATTTATTACCATCAATCAATATTTGCTTACACTGCTTATTGGAGTGGGTTTTTTACGACTTATTGCTACACCTAAAGAAGAAAAAATCAAAGCTCTACCTAAAGGGGAGCAAAGTTTTTTAAAAACCTATGCCGGGGTTCATCTGTTTGGTTCAGTGATTAATCTCTCTTCTCTTTTACTCGTGGCAGACAGATTGTATAAAAGTGCGCCATTAAGCAAGTTGCAAATTGTATTGTTAACCAGAGCCTTCTCTTCAGATGCTTATTGGTCTCCTTTTTTTGTAGCGTTCGCTGCAGCCATTACTTATGCCCCACAACTCAATACGTTTACCATTATGAGTGTGGGCTTGGTGTTGGCTTTTATTGCTTTTATCATTACTTATGTGGATGTGAAACGAAATAAAGTGTTTAATCTTCAAACATTTGAAGGCTACCCCATACATTTTGAGACGCTTTATTTACCGTTTTTACTTGCGTTGTTTGTTCTTCTTACGCATCACTATTATGCACACATTAAGATCATCATACTCATTGCTTTGTTCAGTGTGCTTTTGACTTTATTGTTACTTCCTTTTAAACATAAAAAAATGCACTGTGTGTTAAGTGCATATATCATCAAAGATTTGCCTCATATGAAAAACGAGTTAGGGCTGTTTTTAGTTGCAGGTAGTTTTGGAGTGGTTGTCAGCTCAATTTTAATGGGATTAAACGTACAATTACCATTTGAAACGTTTGATGGCTTTGCAGCATCAGTTGTACTGTTTGTATTGATTGCATTGTCGTTTATTGGTATTCATCCCATTATATCCATTGCTGTTATTGGTAATTGGATGGGAGAGCTTAATCATACCCTTTTGGCCGTTACTTTTTTAATGTCTTGGTCCACAGCTGTTTCAACTTCCCCTTTTTCAGGGTTAAATTTAACGATGCAGTCACGATATGATTTAAAAGCCATTGATCTGTTTAAAGTCAATATTTTCTATGCACTTAAAATGTATTTAGTATGTGTTGTGATACTTTTTGCATTATCTTCGTATTTAGGGTTATAA
- a CDS encoding mechanosensitive ion channel family protein, protein MFKRSIAIFFILMTVGLSQETLDIKNLPLSSASSQLQDSIDALKILNNQLKVNDKINEELVYEQKKEIFEDILELIINEKNAQLKRIELKSEQEKLSSKMSANESYGYDVAFIRDEIEYTTISNQILFYEAMNQIIKLRKGYITNNGLRKYIQSVKKRIKNDTLLTKFQEYYEKSKNIDAPIYDDLRLNYETYTTDVLTFTEVLNYLYHNSKKIEKSNFLISRFNISFWVNAINDYKPIENMNIYLNYYLSVDMGRILVAMFFFILINSLRLFVMPIIITFIKKRQKGHSHKESNIQLQNYLTNSFTKPIKLYLLIFSFELFIQIVHNGQFDLIKAETFFNIIYIINTGYLIYKLFDEWVDIYAETFFENHTTTRKEMVSFMLNIFKFILFLVITLFILTELDFDVKAILASLGIGGIAIALAAKETLSNLFSSVNLMMDNSFNQGDWIVTDKYEGTVIEIKMRTTTIRTFDNALVTIPNSELANTSIKNWSKRVLGRRIKMNIGVTYESNLEDIKNAIKDIEQMLQTHPEIATKKSDIVNERIKNLKLAKKEDFYGIKRDLMVYLDEFNDSSIDILVYCFSKTTNWVEWLEVKEDVLFKIAQIIRNNNLEFAYPTQVNYIKR, encoded by the coding sequence GTGTTCAAACGTAGTATTGCCATATTTTTTATACTCATGACAGTAGGGCTCTCGCAAGAGACTCTTGATATTAAAAACTTACCTTTAAGCAGTGCAAGCAGTCAGCTTCAAGACAGCATAGATGCATTAAAAATACTCAATAATCAGCTCAAAGTCAATGATAAAATCAATGAAGAGCTGGTGTATGAGCAGAAAAAAGAGATATTTGAAGATATTTTAGAACTCATCATTAATGAAAAAAATGCACAACTTAAACGTATTGAACTCAAAAGTGAACAAGAAAAACTCTCGTCAAAAATGTCTGCCAATGAGAGTTATGGGTATGATGTTGCTTTTATTCGAGATGAGATAGAGTATACCACCATCAGCAATCAAATTCTTTTTTATGAGGCGATGAATCAAATCATAAAATTACGAAAAGGGTATATTACCAATAATGGGTTACGAAAATATATTCAAAGTGTTAAAAAGCGGATTAAAAATGATACGTTGTTGACTAAGTTTCAAGAGTATTATGAAAAAAGTAAAAACATCGATGCTCCTATTTATGATGATTTAAGATTAAACTATGAAACTTATACAACCGATGTTTTAACTTTTACAGAAGTATTGAACTACCTCTATCATAACAGTAAAAAAATAGAGAAAAGCAACTTTTTAATCAGTCGATTTAACATCAGTTTTTGGGTGAATGCGATTAATGACTATAAACCTATAGAGAATATGAATATTTACTTAAATTACTATTTATCTGTGGATATGGGGCGTATACTCGTTGCAATGTTCTTTTTTATATTGATCAATTCATTGCGTCTTTTTGTCATGCCTATTATCATTACATTTATTAAAAAGAGACAAAAAGGGCACTCTCATAAAGAGAGCAACATACAACTTCAAAACTATTTGACCAACAGTTTTACTAAACCCATTAAGCTTTATTTATTGATCTTCTCTTTTGAACTTTTTATTCAAATTGTGCATAATGGACAGTTTGACCTCATAAAAGCAGAGACTTTTTTTAACATTATATATATCATCAATACGGGTTATTTAATCTATAAACTCTTTGATGAATGGGTCGATATTTATGCAGAGACCTTTTTTGAAAATCATACGACAACTCGAAAAGAAATGGTCAGTTTTATGCTCAATATCTTTAAATTTATTCTGTTTTTAGTGATTACACTCTTTATTTTAACTGAGCTTGATTTTGATGTAAAAGCGATTTTAGCATCACTGGGAATTGGGGGAATTGCGATTGCACTTGCTGCTAAAGAGACTTTAAGTAATCTTTTTTCAAGTGTAAACTTGATGATGGACAACTCTTTTAATCAAGGTGATTGGATAGTAACGGATAAATATGAAGGAACCGTTATAGAGATTAAAATGCGTACGACGACCATTCGTACATTTGATAATGCATTGGTGACCATACCGAACTCAGAATTAGCCAACACATCGATTAAAAACTGGAGTAAACGCGTCTTAGGTCGACGAATTAAGATGAATATTGGTGTGACCTATGAGAGTAATTTAGAAGATATTAAAAATGCGATTAAAGATATTGAACAGATGTTACAAACGCACCCTGAAATTGCGACGAAAAAGAGCGATATCGTCAATGAGCGTATTAAAAACTTGAAGCTTGCAAAAAAAGAGGATTTCTACGGAATCAAACGTGATTTGATGGT
- a CDS encoding AEC family transporter, with translation MNLFFILLGKIAPLYVNIIIGYVLAHYFKLKRDSIAFLLIYILGPFVVFFATLSIDINMQLVFLPLFVFIFGSTIAFWILHHYKTHWKDASLNTLAFTCGTGNTGYFGIPLAMILLDPQSANIYIFATMASLLYENTTGFYVTAKGNFTAKQSLVKVLRLPLLYAFIFGLMLNVAGVRTPEMIVPYFEGLKWAYGILGMMMLGMGMKGFNLEEDFDKRYIKVAYFYKFLVWPASVLLIIFADSTLFQALNEEIYKVLFLISIVPLAGNTVTLAVLLKAKPEKASFTVLLSTVISIFYIPLVLYLYGGFN, from the coding sequence ATGAATCTTTTTTTTATCTTACTGGGCAAAATCGCCCCTTTATATGTTAATATTATCATTGGATACGTACTGGCGCACTACTTTAAACTCAAACGCGACAGTATTGCATTTTTACTGATTTATATTTTAGGACCTTTTGTGGTCTTTTTTGCCACTTTGTCTATTGATATCAATATGCAGTTGGTGTTTTTGCCCCTGTTTGTTTTTATATTTGGAAGCACTATTGCTTTTTGGATTTTGCACCACTATAAAACACATTGGAAAGATGCGAGTTTGAATACCTTAGCCTTTACTTGTGGTACAGGAAATACGGGTTACTTTGGAATTCCATTGGCAATGATTTTGCTGGATCCTCAAAGTGCTAATATCTATATCTTTGCAACGATGGCATCGCTTTTGTATGAAAATACTACGGGATTTTATGTCACTGCAAAAGGCAATTTCACTGCCAAACAATCGTTGGTCAAAGTACTCAGGTTGCCTTTACTGTATGCCTTTATTTTTGGTTTGATGCTCAATGTTGCAGGTGTTCGTACACCTGAAATGATTGTACCATACTTTGAAGGGCTTAAATGGGCGTATGGTATTTTAGGTATGATGATGCTTGGAATGGGCATGAAAGGGTTTAATTTAGAAGAGGACTTTGATAAACGTTACATCAAAGTAGCTTATTTCTATAAATTTTTAGTGTGGCCAGCGAGTGTGTTGTTGATTATTTTTGCAGACAGTACTCTTTTTCAAGCACTCAATGAGGAGATATATAAAGTTCTGTTTTTAATCTCCATTGTACCACTGGCAGGAAACACCGTCACTTTAGCAGTGCTTTTAAAAGCCAAACCAGAAAAAGCAAGTTTCACTGTGTTATTGAGCACAGTGATATCCATTTTTTATATTCCATTGGTGCTTTATTTGTACGGTGGATTTAATTAA